Proteins from a genomic interval of Phenylobacterium sp. LH3H17:
- a CDS encoding nuclear transport factor 2 family protein, whose translation MTDAEQIRALLQARADALHARDAAAVAAFLADEIITYDLNPPLAHVGGPVQARASLDQWFATWLTPIGSEACDLQVAVSGDLAFAFGLIHLAGTKTDGEEIDLWFRSTVCLRRIGGAWRIVHEHNSTQFYMDGSYKAATDLKP comes from the coding sequence ATGACCGACGCCGAGCAGATCCGCGCCCTGCTGCAGGCCCGCGCCGACGCCCTCCACGCCCGTGACGCAGCAGCCGTGGCGGCCTTCCTCGCCGACGAGATCATAACCTACGACCTCAATCCGCCGCTGGCCCACGTCGGCGGCCCCGTGCAGGCACGCGCCAGCCTCGATCAATGGTTCGCGACCTGGCTAACCCCAATCGGCAGCGAGGCGTGCGATCTCCAGGTCGCGGTCTCAGGCGACTTGGCCTTCGCTTTCGGCCTGATCCACCTCGCCGGGACCAAGACCGATGGCGAGGAGATCGATCTTTGGTTTCGCTCCACCGTCTGCCTGCGACGCATCGGCGGCGCGTGGCGGATCGTGCATGAGCACAACTCGACGCAGTTCTACATGGACGGCAGCTACAAGGCCGCGACGGACCTGAAACCCTAG